A genomic stretch from Streptomyces fungicidicus includes:
- a CDS encoding YciI family protein produces MEFFCYHRDRPGSLALREELLEEHWSYMDRYAKELIARGPTFADEGETPTGSVHIVDLPDPAAARAFAFDEPNYQAGAYRDVLLRRWRNVLGRTMWDFPGGPSGGNRYLVLGFGEGPAADLALPPDRDELIAYGPLLSDDGDTWLGTAVLLRAPDPDTARALLNPDRYADIEVHDWEFGGRR; encoded by the coding sequence ATGGAGTTCTTCTGCTACCACCGTGATCGGCCTGGCTCCCTCGCCTTACGCGAGGAGTTGCTGGAGGAGCATTGGTCCTACATGGACCGGTACGCGAAGGAGCTGATCGCTCGCGGCCCGACCTTCGCCGATGAGGGTGAAACACCCACCGGCAGCGTGCACATCGTCGATCTGCCCGATCCCGCCGCCGCCCGCGCGTTCGCCTTCGACGAGCCCAACTACCAGGCCGGCGCGTACCGGGACGTGCTGCTGCGCCGGTGGCGCAACGTGCTGGGGCGCACCATGTGGGACTTCCCCGGTGGCCCGAGCGGTGGCAACCGCTACCTGGTGCTCGGTTTCGGCGAGGGTCCGGCCGCCGATCTTGCGCTGCCACCCGACCGGGACGAACTGATCGCGTACGGGCCGCTGCTGTCCGACGACGGCGACACCTGGCTGGGTACGGCGGTGCTGCTCAGGGCCCCGGATCCGGACACGGCACGGGCCCTTTTGAACCCGGACCGGTATGCGGACATCGAGGTCCACGACTGGGAGTTCGGCGGGCGCCGATGA